From Curtobacterium sp. MCBA15_012:
GGCATCACGGGTGACACCGCGGTCGAGGGCGTCACGCTCAAGGACACCGTCACGGGCGAGGAGTCCGAGCTCGCACTCGACGGCCTGTTCATCGCGATCGGCAACGACCCGCGCACGCACCTCATCCACGGCCAGATCGACCTCGCCCCCGAGGGCACCATCGCCGTGCAGGGCCGGTCCTCGAAGACCAACCTGCCGGGTGTCTTCGCCGCCGGTGACGTCATCGACCCGACGTACCGCCAGGCGATCACGGCCGCCGGTTCGGGCACGGTCGCGGCGCTCGACGCCGAGAAGTACCTCGCCGAGCTCGACGACGCGCTGACCGACCAGGCCGAGGGGCGCACACCCACCGAGCCCGCGATGGTCGACGTCACGTCCCTGTAGCCACCACCGGGAGCCGCACGGGGAATGCTCCCCGGGGCGACACCGTTCCAGCACGTACCGACTGCACAGAAAGGACAACCATGTCCAACGCCAAGGCCGTCACCGACGCCACCTTCTCCGACGAGGTCCTCAAGTCGGACAAGACGATCCTCGTCGACTTCTGGGCAGAGTGGTGCGGCCCGTGTCGCGCCGTCTCGCCGATCCTCGACCAGATCGCCGCGGAGCACGCCGACAAGATCGAGATCGTCAAGCTCAA
This genomic window contains:
- the trxA gene encoding thioredoxin, producing the protein MSNAKAVTDATFSDEVLKSDKTILVDFWAEWCGPCRAVSPILDQIAAEHADKIEIVKLNVDDNPQSAMNYQITSIPAMKVFKGGEVVKTVIGAKPKPALEADLAEFLA